TTTTTGTGCGTCGTCCGTCAGCCGTCCGCGTCGCCTCCCGTCCGCCCCTTCCCCGTCCACGCGAGCCTCCCTCTGCCCCCTCCCATTCGCGGTTCTCCGCACGCTGGCAACCGCTCCCtctctccgcctccacctcctcgCTCCCGCTCCACTCGCTCCTGCTCCACCTCACCGCGCCTGCCCCCGCGCCGCGGCGGTCGCACCAGACGCCGACGCCGCCGCACtccttcctctcccccgccgcGCAGGCGCTGGTGCTTGCCATCTCCTCGCACCCGCTCCCACGCTCGCGACCTTCCTGGCCTCCCGCCGCGACGAGCTCCTCCGCGCGGACATCACGTCCCTGCTCACGGCGCTGGAGCTCTCGGGGCACTGGGAGTGGGCACCCGCGCTCCTCCGGTGGGCCGGCAAGGAAGGTGCCGCCGATGCGTCGGCGCTCGAGATGGTCGTTCGCGCGCTGGGCCACGAGGGCCAGCACGACGCCGTCTGCGTGCTGCTCGACGAAATGCCGCTCCCGCCTGGACGTCCGCGCCTACACGTGGACTGCGCATCCGACAGCCAGtccaccgagtccgaggccccgGCGGCCGACGACTTCGCGGACGCCATCGTCCGGGGGCTCCGCTCCGACGACCGCCTCCTCTTCGCTCCCGCTCCACACCCTTAAGCAATCTCTCTGTTATCTGTAAGAAAAGGGATTCTTTTCTATCAAGCTGCTAACGGCCATTATTTGTATGGATCTGGGTTCAGATTCAACAAGACGCAGGAACACTTCCCTACTCTGAAGGACTACAACGATTATCTGGAAGAAGTTGAGGATATGAGTGAGTTGTTTCCCATGTTCGTTAATCTATTATTCTTGAATTATACAGTTGGGAAAAACTTAGCAGGTTTGAATTTTCTTTTCAAGCTTTCAACCTGATCGAAGGGATAAATGTCTAGGAGATTGAAGCAAAAATTGCAAGATACCAACAGGAAAATGCGGAGCAGATATACTTGTCCAGAGCTAAAAGGGTGTGTTTTGTCATGATCCGTGTTATAGTCTTATGGAGTACCAAAATTCCTGTTGAAATGTTTTACTCTAACATTTGACATACCCATATATCCGATTGAGAAAATTTATCTTCCATGTAATAATAGTGTGTTCCTTTGTAGGCGGAAGATCTtgcagaagaagggatcaaggaaCAGCGACCAGAGAAAGGCTGCGTCTGTCGCTGCTCCTACGGCTGCTGATGCTACGAACAAGAGGCCCAGGGTTAGTGCCTTCTTCCTCTTGGATGGCAGTAAGGTTTTTGCTAATCAACTGTGAGCCAATCTGGCACTGATTGGTACTAGATCCAATTAGTCTTAGCTTAGTAGCCCCCCTCTTAGATGAATCCTGGATCCGCCACTGCCTACACCACCGTGCTGCACGCTCTCTCCCGCGCAGGTCGGTATTGGCGTTGATACCTATTGTTTTTATATGTACATGGAAATAGTATATTACCTTACTGTGGTATGATCTGGCTAAGTTGTAGTAAGCATGTGGTTTCAGTAGTCCATGGTTGCTTGAAGAAAGAGCCATCTCAGTCAATTGTTCAACAACAAAATGTTGGCCAGTAAAGAAATAATGATTCGCAAGGTGGTTGAGTGCCAATGTATAATAAGGATAGATTTCAAATGATTTTTTCATTTTCTCCATTCCCCTCCGAATCCCACCAGCTATGGGCAAGTTGAAACACTTGAATTAGATAGAGGGGGAAACAGACAACTTTAAGATTTTAACCTCACACCTCTGCAGAGAATTTaccttcatttgtttgcaagtccATGATTGCCAGTGCTACTAGAGCATCAACATTCTGAGGGTCCAACTGTAAAGTTTAAGTTATATTGGTTAAGGAAATGTATTTATCATAGATACAAATTTTCTGCCCAGTGAAAGAAATAATGCTAACCTCTAAAACTCGCTGAAAAGCTTGACGATCAATGAACATACTATTATTTTTCAGAGAATGTGGCATATTGACACTTCTCTGAAAAATATTGGGATCAATGAACGTACAATGCTCCACTTATTCAGTTCTCTTCCTCAATGGGTGGTTGTCGTGATGGTTACTTCTTGCTTTCATATGCCATTGTCTACAAGGTGTTTGTCTAAACAATATAATACTCTGTTGAATAGTTAGTGTTGGTGATCTGTACATGTTTTTAATGGAATTCTAATATTGTTATCTCCCAAATTTCTAGTACATTCCTGCCCGCTTTACTATTTTGTCAAGACTTGTACCCTGTAGGTGCCTACAATTGTTACAAATGTGTCACTCTCATCTTATAGAAGGATTAGAGGAGCCTAAGAATTTCATATGGTTTGATGGGCTGATGGCAACCAGTTAAATTCCTTGCCCAACTACGCAACTTAATTTAGAGACACAATTGCTATATAACTTTAGTGCCTATCATTAAAAATATAGTTTGTCTACTTGGATAGCAACAGTATCAAAATCTGACTACCTTATGAAGTTTGGAGTCTTCTCATTTCTTTTGGTTAGTGAGGGAACTTGTAGGGGGTTCTTttttaagaattgccccagaagttTCTTGCCCATAAAGTTAGGTGTATGTTTCAATTTCCCTGGTTCTTTGATGACTGGATATTTTTATTTCAATGCAAACAGGTAGAATTCCGAACTTCATTTTCAGCAAAATGTGTACAAGCAAGCAGCATTCTGCCTTAACTTTCTTTCATGTAAGTATTTATTGAATTTTCTGATTGTTTTAGTGTTTACTACCTTGTGAAGTTTCTATTCTGTGGTGTAAGGTAGTATTAAGATCCTACAACATATCTAGGCAGACATGAAACTGAGCTGTCATAAAAAATGTCACACAGTCCTGAATATTACTTGGACAATTTCATAAGATAGAACTGGATTTTTTTTGAAGATAGGCTTCTTTTACTCTGCCATTTTTTTCATATTCTTACTTTGAGATGATATTAAGGAACCTTTTGGCTTCATAGAAATACAAAATTAAAAGTAGATGTGCCAATATTCTTAGTTTCGTGTAGTAAAGTTTTGAAGGTTGAACTTTAGCTGATGCATTCCTGCTATACTTGTAGGTGCATAGTTTTGTATTCATCATGAGTGAAGAGATGAAGAGACTTATTGCTTATGTGGAAGATCTCTACGAGGATACAAACTCATGCAACATGGTCAAGGTACAATGGTTCGACAAAGTTGATGAGGTTGGTGTTCCCTTGCCCATGGATTTCGATGACAGGGAGATCTTCTTCTCTATGGGCCGTCAAGATCTCAATGTAGAATGCATTGATGGATTGGCTGCAGTCCTGAGTGTCCAGCACTACGAGAAGTTCAAGGGTGATACCAGATACAACTTGTGGCAACCTTATTTTTGCTGTCGGCAGATTGATAATGGTGACATCAAACCTTTTGATGTCACACAGTTGCAAGGCTACTAGAGCCAGGAAGTACTTAGGACCATGTTCAATGCAACTTCCTCTCTGAAGGTGCGTTTCAAGGTCCCTAAATCCAGACCCAGTTCAGATGGAGGGCTGAAGAGGAAGCGTGATGCATTCAACGATGATGCTAATCCACAGAAGttcattccttctggtgcttctaCTTCTAGGTTTTATGGTGAGAACATCCAACAATTGTGTCCTGGTTGCCATGTGGAAGTACTCTCTCAAGATAGTGGTATAAGGGGATGTTGGTTTAGATGTTTGATTCTGAAGAGGCATAAAGATAAAATCAAGGTGCGCTACCTAGAACTTCAGGATGCTGATGAGACTGGAAACTTGGAGGTGCGTTCTGTTCAGTTCTCTATAATTTTGTTTCATGCCATTGGAGTTTAGAGCTGGAGTTTGACCTAATGTGATGCTTGAAGGAGTGGGTTATGCTAACACGAGTTGCCAAACCTGATCAACTGGGTGTACATTTCCTTGGAAGGCCAATGGTTCGTCCACAGCGCGTGGAACAAAGCAAGGCCTCATGCTTTGATGTTGGAGCCATTGTTGATGCGTGGTGGCATGGTGGCTGGTGGGAGGGAATCGTGCTGTGCCAGGTGGGCAGCGGGCGTCTACAAGTTTATTTTCCAGGTAACTTCCTATTCCTATGATTATGGGCAATTCTTTTATACTATGCATTTTGTGAGCAATTAGTGTATTAAAACAGTGTACCTTACCTTTTTTGGTTATTCATCATAGGAGAAAACCGAACAGCTGAATTTGGTGAAGATGAGCTGAGGTGTTCCCTTGAGTGGGTTGGTAACAAATGGAATCCTTTGAAGGGAAGAAAAGATGTCACAAGCAAGCTGACCTCCACTGCAGATTGTGGAAGTGAATGTTTGATTGGGAAACAAGATCCAATGAATTTTTATGTGCCTAAAAATTCAGAACCTCAACTAGAGAGACATCAATATGACAAGGGGGGTATTGAGAAATCTTCAGTCAGCATAATTTCACGAGATCAGAAACATGTCCTTGCCGACCTGACTAATGATTTGAAGTTAGATAACTTGAGGTGGAGGCAAAGAAAGCAGTCGGACACAAGCAGTGGAAGCAGCAGCGGGGACATGGACTTGTTCAGCCCCAGCCCCAGTGGAAGCTTTGGTCAGCATAATTTAGTGCCTGACGAGGAGACATGCAAGAAAAGTGGAGAGCAGACTTTTATGGGTGTGCCTGTGCAGGTTCCCAATCTTGTGATGTCCAGGTGATCTTTGTACTATTTGTGTCAATTTTGCTTGTGTTTCAGTGATCTTTTGCCTGCAGCTGGGTCATGCTGTTTGTATTTATGTGTTCGAATCCCTCACCTTGTTTGGGTTCACTGGACATGCCTGCTTGCTGCGGTTCTACTCCTTGTTAATAGGTGGTTTTGCTATCAGGGACGGATCCGGCCAGCGGtggggcggggtggggcgggcggagcTCAGAGCCTCCCTACAGCTTCGGATCCCATCCCATGGAGTCTCACTAGCCTTCCTTAATCTAAAAAGTAGTCTGCCTCCCctcgttctgccgttctgcctccTATCTATCTGGACCGTCCGTTTCTATTGTCTATGCCATCCAGCCGCAAGCGCCCCTTCCCTGTCCAAGCAAGATCCAGCCGtgcccgccccctccccctccacTAGCCGCATGGATCCTCTCTGCCTTTAGTTCCTTACCTCTTCTCTCTCTTTGCAGGTCTGCAAGGTAGTACCATCGACGAGGCTTCTCCATCCCCTCCAGCGAGCTCCCCTTCCAAAAAACGTGGTGAGGTATGCCTGCCCTCATTCCTTACCTCTCGTACATGCCCTTAGTACTAATATCGCCATAGATGGTGCATACAAAACGAAACTGCTTTTGTTGACCCCGTGCAGTAGGATTATTGCTTAATAATGGCGGTGAATGAAGGAATGAACGAAAGTAAACTTTATGCAACCTGTTCTTGGGCCCAAGAATCTCTCTATATTGACTGAAACTTAACAGGTTTTCTGAGTGAGCAAACCATGACGAGATCGAGATGTGGCCTCGGTCCTGTTTTTTACTGTGAGCTACTAGCTGAAGCTGACCCTTTTCAACTGCATCTATTGCATGGATTATACACGGGCGTCGTCGCAGCGAGCAGCCCGCCCCGCCGGTAACAATCTCCGGAATCCTATCATTTTCGTGGCTTTGTTCAGGGATCATCGTCAGTCACATGCTTTTGATGGATCAAAAGCGACCGCATAGATAGCACAGAGTGGCATATCCTCCCTTGGGGCAATTTTCAGAATTGTCTTGATATTTTAGGAACCATTTTTCTTTTGCATTTGATGATGCATTTATTGATTTCACACCAGTTGACGTGTGGTCTGTGGGCTGTATCTTTGCGGAAATGGTGAACCAAAAGCCACTATTCCCTGGTGATTCTGAGATCGACGAACTGTTCAAGATATTCAGGTTCTATGTTTGTGCTGGCGTTAGATTTCTTATCTTGTATTTGCACATTTTAGGTTTATCTGATTCTGTTTGTGTCATGGTCACTGTTGAAGGGTGCTAGGTACACCGAATGAACAAAGTTGGCCTGGAGTCAGTTGTTTGCCTGACTTCAAGACTGCTTTCCCCAGGTGGCAATCTCAGGTAAGACAACAGCATAAGCATTTCGCTGCTGGGCACATGTGGCAAGTGCATTGTGTATCCTCATCCATAGCTTATAATTTGTGTTTGTCATATGTATCCCATGCCTTCATTCCAGGACCTGGCAACAATAGTCCCAAATCTTGAACCTGCTGGCTTGGACCTTCTCTCTGTAAGTCAAATGGATTGCTGATCATGACCGCTGCATCGTATATCCTCACTGTATTGAATTCACCTATTTCCGTCTGCTGACAGAAAATGCTTCGATATGAGCCAAGCAAAAGAATCACAGCTAAGCAAGCACTTGAGCACGAGTATTTCAAGGACCTTGAGATGGTACAGTGACCTGCTAAATGTGCTTGGTGTTGCTTTGGCATTTGTAATTGTATGAGCTGAGTCGCTCATTCCTTTTTATGGGCGTCTGTACTCTCTGCATTTTTGTCGTTCAACTGGATATTTTGAACCTGGTGTGTTTTGAGATGTATTAAGGAATATCAAATAGATTACCGCCTTGGTCTCTATTTACTGAAAGTAAATATCCTCCATGTTTATTTCCTCCGAAGCATCCATGGTTTCCTTCTCTTTTGTGTGCATCACGTAATGCCGATATAAGGTAGTGTTTGTTTCGGGAGCCGGTTGGAATGGGCCGGTTGGGATGGAGTGGCTGTGTCTAGGAGATTTTAGGGAGTCGAATGATTCCTCATTTGAACATAATTTTTCTTTTTtagtctttctatatgaaactaaTCCAAATAACGACAAAAATATCCTCCATGTTCAGAACTctatttgtacttatgtttgcatAGGCTACCATGCTCTAATTTCACACGAGTTTTTGAGATACTTCTTGGCACTTGTATTTTTTTGTCATTGAAGCCCATATGCTCTGCTTTATAAAGGTATATGTTGATAGATGCCTTATTTTCATTTTTATTTATATTAATACCCTATATTGTTTTTTTGTTTTGAGGAATGAAGTGCATAGGAATTTTGTAGTGTGGGCGATGATGCTTATCTTATTCTGTGGGATGCTCAAACTGGCATTGACTCAATTAATTCGATGCTTGTCTTATTCTGTGAATTTTAATATATTTTATCATAATATGTTCTTCCGTAGCAACGCACAAGCATTTACCTATATTGTAATATTTTTCATATGTCTGTGTATAATCAAACTCTTTGATGCCAATGTCATGCAGATTGACGATGATGAAAAAATTACAGTGATTGACTTTCCGCAGATGGTGTCTGTTTCTCACCGTAATGCCCAAATGTATGAAGCTTCTCAGATAACTAATGTGAAAGTGTCTTGCATTTAAAAAAAGGAATTTCACTTTTGCAGGTTTTTTGACCGAGACATTGAATGCATCTACAAGTTCTTTAACAAAAGGTTATAAGATATGCAAGAAAGCTTCAAATGAGCCTAATTTGGTAGGCTTGTTTTCTTATTGCGATTTCTTTTCTTTCTGTTAGATTCAATCTGAGGTCAGTGAAAAATGAAGAACAAGCTAGATCTGAAAATGATGATGAAGGAAACAGCAGACCTTCCTTTTTGTCCGTGGAAAAGGGTGCTGGTTCCTTGGACAAGGAACTAGCTGCCAGTGGATTTACCAGGAAAGAGCAAGTGGATATGGAGAAGGTAGGTCAGATGTTCCTGCAAATTTGTTACTCATGTATACATTTATAGATTGTTTTCCGGCTTAGTTCTCAGGTACCCTTTTTTGGCAAACTTTCTTACAGTACACCGAGGAAGTTGTTGAAGGGCATGATTCCAGTTCAGATGATGAGAATGATGAGGAAGTACGTCTGCCTAGCAAGTTAGTTTGAACATGTGCAGACTGTACCAGTGACCAGGTCGTCGGGCCAGTCTCTGGTTAGGGGTCACTGTTATTGAAGTGTATTTTGGTTGTCTCTCAGGACAGTTCCGATGAGCCTGATTGTGAtcttacccaagtgattcagaggCGCCTGGAACTTTTTCTGAAGAGGTTAGTTGTCTTCCCATCAGAATGAACAAACAACTTCTGATTGCATTTTCTTACATCTGTTTTCACCACACAGCATGGAACAAGTTGTAGCGTCGAGAACAGATTGGAAATTCCTCCCTCGGGTGGCAATGGAGTGGTTATGGCACCGCTCAAATCTAGGATCAAGACGTTTTCCACGGAAGTTTTACATGTAGAGTAAAAAAAAGGTCCTGCTCTCGTGTTCTCGTGTAAAACTGGATTCTGTTCAATTCTTACTGTGGAGCTATGCTTCCTAGGTAAAACTTCTCGATTTGTATAACTTCTTGATTTGTATAAAAACTTCTCCATTTACATATTGGGAAGTCTATATGTAAAACTTCTCGATTTGTATATCAGTTATGCTTCCTGTGGAGCAAGGAAGCGAACGCAAGTCACCCTTTTGTATTAGTGCATTCTGTTCAGTTCTTACTTGATCATCCCGTGTTCTCGTGTGTGCCATGGCCGAGTGGCAAGCTCAACACTGGTATTATTGtcttgtctcaaatgaagtccGGTTCCACAAGTTAACCGGAAATCTTCATGGATGATAGCTGTGTCTGATTCTTTCGCGCATAGGGCAAGTAACGCAAGTGATAGCTGTGTCAGTTtacccccattttcttgggcatcACTTGTCTCAAATAAAGTCCATTGGAGGTTCGCAATTtatgttccgtggcatcgcacgggcacctacctagtgAATACATTAATTTGGGTTGGGATTTTTTAGATAGTTTGGCCTACAGCAGTTTTAGAAGTTTCTAAATTTTATAAGGTAgttttcaaaacttattttgcaaCCATTTTTGAATTATAGTTAGAAAGTACATTTAAACTACTTTTAGGGTCAAAATTATTTTTTTGAAACATTTTAAAAACCTACTTTGTTCAAATTCAATTAAAAAATTTGTGCACCCATTTGAATGAATATAATTGTCTATAACTGTGCGCAGGCTTCACTTTCACACACCGGCCCTTCCACGATTTGTAAGTCACATGCCTGAACGTTGTAGCGGGTGAAAAAATAGATACATTCTTTGTTTTAGTAAAAACTATATACCTAAAAGTATCTTATAATTTAGAATACATTGTTTGTTATGGCTTATAAATCTATATAGTTTTttctaaaattaataaataaaaatataaactTTTGACTGCGTCACTGCATGCGCACGTCAATTTACCATCATATAGGGCTTTGCCACGTGAACGAACGATAGGCGACTGAGCAACTCTAACAAATAGTGTAAATCAACCCCAAAAGCATTAGCAGGAGAGAAAAAATGTGTTTTGTCCCCTCCAACAGGCCCCCTTCTTCTCCTCAATCTCTTCGTGTCCCGCATCCGGTGGCGTTGGTCATGCAAATATGCGCGCCCTGTGATTTCCCCTATCGCTGCAGTGCCCGCTCCCGTGGCTGCTTTCCCGCGCTTTTTGCCTCGCGCGCCGTAGTGGTGGTGTGTGGAACTTGGAAGGCGCGAGCGCGCAAGCCTCTGTGGGCTGCCGCAGAGGTTTCTGCGTCCGAGGAGCAAGACGCTCGATCTGAAGTGCACGAGGTGGCGACAGAGTCTTCTGTGGTGCTGGACGAGGTGGGGGGACATCGATCCGCAGTGGAGGCACGCGGTTGTAACTTCTGCGCTGTTAGCCGGGGCAGGGGGCTCCATCCGCGATGAATGTGCGCGCCCGTGGCTTCTGCGGTGGTGGCCGAGGCAGG
This portion of the Zea mays cultivar B73 chromosome 2, Zm-B73-REFERENCE-NAM-5.0, whole genome shotgun sequence genome encodes:
- the LOC103648516 gene encoding uncharacterized protein, which encodes MFNATSSLKVRFKVPKSRPSSDGGLKRKRDAFNDDANPQKFIPSGASTSRFYGENIQQLCPGCHVEVLSQDSGIRGCWFRCLILKRHKDKIKVRYLELQDADETGNLEEWVMLTRVAKPDQLGVHFLGRPMVRPQRVEQSKASCFDVGAIVDAWWHGGWWEGIVLCQVGSGRLQVYFPGENRTAEFGEDELRCSLEWVGNKWNPLKGRKDVTSKLTSTADCGSECLIGKQDPMNFYVPKNSEPQLERHQYDKGGIEKSSVSIISRDQKHVLADLTNDLKLDNLRWRQRKQSDTSSGSSSGDMDLFSPSPSGSFGQHNLVPDEETCKKSGEQTFMGVPVQVPNLVMSR